The following DNA comes from Candidatus Polarisedimenticolia bacterium.
CTCGCTCCCGGCTGCGAACTGGTGATCACTGAGCGCCTCGCTGTTGGCGAGCATGACGAGCGAAAGATTTTTCCCCGGCACCTTGAGGTAAATCGCGGAGAAACCTGTGCCCCAGTTCCCGAAATGCCAGATCAGCCTGACTCCCTGATAATCGCTGACGAACCAGCCCAGCCCATGAGGAAGTCGCCGGCCACTGTTCGAGACGAACGCCGTCCAGGCCTTCTCCTGCGTCTCCTTTTTCAGAAACCGATGCTGATCAATCGCCACGTCGTATTTTGCCATGTCCAGAACGGTGGATAGCAGCCCGGCAGCCGCGCCGAAGGAATCCCTGGGAGGGTAGGAGACGTGAATCACCTCGCCGTCGCCGTAAAGCGTATAGGGCTGAGCCAGCTTCGACAGGTTGCTTGCATAGCGCTCGAGGTTCTGTTTGCCCAGAGCCGACCATTTTCTCGCGTCGTCCGCGACGTCGTGACCCGGAACGCTGCTGTCCATCGCCAATGGGTCCAGGAAAGTTTCGACCATCACCTGGCGCAGCGGCTTTCCGGTCTTCTTCTCGATGACGGCCGTCAGGTAGTCGTAGCGATCCCCGCTGTACTGATATCGCTCTCCGGGCGTCCCTTGAGAGGTATGGCTTAACAGGTGCTTGATGCGGACCGAGTCATCCTTGAAATCGCCCGAGTAACGGGACATCGGCTCATCCAGGTCAAGTTTCCCCTGCTCGACGAGCTGCATGACCAGGGTCGCCGCGAATGTCTTGGTCAGGGAGGCGATGTGGTAAAGGGTATCGGCGCTAGCGGGAATGCGCTTTTCGAGGTCGGCGAAGCCGAACCCCTCGGTCCATAGTGTCTTTTGATCCCTGATGATGACCGCGGACATGCCGGGGATCTTGAGGAGGCCGCGAAACTCATCAACCTGTTTCTCGAAACGTGACACTCGTTGCTTGTCTTGACTCGTGGTATC
Coding sequences within:
- a CDS encoding serine hydrolase; translated protein: MKSSTFSTLARFFCTLALAVNANGLSAQTPDTEKVDTTSQDKQRVSRFEKQVDEFRGLLKIPGMSAVIIRDQKTLWTEGFGFADLEKRIPASADTLYHIASLTKTFAATLVMQLVEQGKLDLDEPMSRYSGDFKDDSVRIKHLLSHTSQGTPGERYQYSGDRYDYLTAVIEKKTGKPLRQVMVETFLDPLAMDSSVPGHDVADDARKWSALGKQNLERYASNLSKLAQPYTLYGDGEVIHVSYPPRDSFGAAAGLLSTVLDMAKYDVAIDQHRFLKKETQEKAWTAFVSNSGRRLPHGLGWFVSDYQGVRLIWHFGNWGTGFSAIYLKVPGKNLSLVMLANSEALSDHQFAAGSEDITSNVFACTFLRLFLFEDSKGGECERDSQSALAKWLKIRRARARVPIQLGPQTLDTYVGQYQLETPPNRILTVSQEDGRLFLDIPRNSKSELFAESKSKFFLKVRPLQVVFVKEGGRVTRLEAVSDGQTLRAKRLK